TGTAATCTCAAAATGGGAAGCATGCCATTTGACCATGCCATTCTTGATCAGCATCACTTGAGGGGAAGCATGTTGAATTCCAGTAGCATCAGCAATAGCAAGTGACACAGGCCGATCTTCAATGACCTTCACCATAAAAAAGCCAATCGATTGATCGGTCATCTCTTCACGACTTTGAAGAAATTGAGCATGGGCTTTAGCACTGATGGGACATTGTGTGCTGTGTTTAAGAAAGAAGATAGGATATTGATGAGACCGTTCTAGTAAGTTCTCCCAATCTGTCATGCTTAATACAGGTTGAATCATTCTCTTCACCTCTTTCTCCATCCGATTAATACTTTGCTTATCCATCTCAAGTAGATGCTGCTTAAAGCTTATTCATCCTGTTTGGAATATTGTATCATTGGATTTAGAGCGTAACAATATATAGGGCAAGCACGTCAAATTAAGATGG
Above is a genomic segment from Rubeoparvulum massiliense containing:
- the ytxJ gene encoding bacillithiol system redox-active protein YtxJ, producing MDKQSINRMEKEVKRMIQPVLSMTDWENLLERSHQYPIFFLKHSTQCPISAKAHAQFLQSREEMTDQSIGFFMVKVIEDRPVSLAIADATGIQHASPQVMLIKNGMVKWHASHFEITVANMLEAYEKEL